A window of Borrelia sp. A-FGy1 contains these coding sequences:
- the cdaA gene encoding diadenylate cyclase CdaA: MIDTINIVQIKDTLSRVLDISLISILVYYIYKNLVNSYSVSLLKGMIIIASIGIISYYFNLHTINWLLNYIANILPIAMLILFNQEIKKIIMQIGNFNLSFKLANRKEETIKTISEIIKAIKHLSENKSGSLICIEKKIQLEQIINKGIKLDSIVSNEILISIFDYETPLHDGAVIISNNKIVYAGSFLPLSNIESISKTFGTRHRAGLGISESSDAITIITSEETGSISLTSNGKLEYNLSLNEIRKKLNLTLIE; this comes from the coding sequence ATGATAGATACAATTAATATAGTTCAAATAAAAGATACTCTTTCTAGAGTATTAGATATAAGCTTAATAAGTATTTTAGTTTATTATATATATAAAAACCTAGTTAATTCTTATTCTGTAAGCTTACTTAAAGGGATGATAATAATTGCATCTATTGGAATTATTTCTTATTATTTCAATTTACACACTATAAACTGGCTATTAAACTACATAGCCAATATACTTCCTATTGCAATGCTTATATTATTTAATCAAGAAATAAAAAAAATAATAATGCAAATTGGGAATTTCAACTTATCTTTTAAACTTGCAAACAGAAAAGAAGAAACTATTAAAACTATTTCTGAGATCATCAAAGCAATTAAACACTTATCAGAAAACAAATCCGGCAGCCTAATCTGCATTGAAAAAAAAATACAGTTAGAGCAAATAATAAATAAAGGAATAAAACTAGATTCGATCGTATCTAATGAAATCTTAATATCTATTTTTGACTATGAAACACCTCTACACGACGGAGCTGTCATTATCAGCAATAATAAAATCGTTTATGCTGGATCTTTCCTGCCTCTATCTAATATTGAATCTATTAGCAAAACTTTTGGAACAAGACACAGAGCAGGCCTTGGAATCTCAGAAAGCTCAGATGCAATAACAATAATAACCTCTGAAGAAACTGGATCTATATCACTCACAAGCAATGGAAAACTAGAGTATAATTTAAGTTTAAATGAAATTAGAAAAAAATTAAATCTTACATTAATAGAATGA
- a CDS encoding YbbR-like domain-containing protein, which yields MNINKKIKNITKFFFEDWQNKSISILIAIVMFITFYLNNIESITIEKEFKILLKDEITLGKIPDFTKILLTIKINKENLKYLDLDRVILFVEATNIKEAGKYELPIKIKNLNSIPISEYSLSKKTISLNLDKKTSKLVKVEPKFTLIEKENKGEYFIAKYNISPEKLTIYGPEKVIQTINTIKTEIKEFDTRTIFISEYLEVVSPDPLITLDKSHVIVTITLSKKYTHTTIKNPNLIFNNLKNGLEIKNKDKILNPENEMFIKIRSRLSEKIIKMHIDNKNINFNLDLSHIEIPGIYNVNADIIFKNNTHGIEVYEQEPKTIRLEVIQSEQ from the coding sequence ATGAATATAAACAAAAAAATTAAAAATATAACAAAATTTTTTTTTGAAGATTGGCAAAATAAATCCATTTCTATTTTAATAGCTATTGTAATGTTTATAACATTTTACTTAAATAATATAGAATCAATTACAATAGAAAAAGAATTTAAAATTTTACTAAAAGATGAAATCACATTAGGTAAAATTCCTGATTTCACAAAAATATTACTTACAATAAAAATTAATAAAGAAAATTTAAAATACTTAGATCTTGATCGTGTAATATTATTCGTCGAAGCTACAAACATAAAAGAAGCAGGGAAATATGAACTTCCAATAAAAATCAAAAACCTTAATTCTATCCCTATCTCTGAATACAGTCTTTCAAAAAAAACAATTTCACTAAATCTTGATAAAAAAACCTCAAAATTAGTCAAAGTTGAGCCTAAATTTACACTAATTGAAAAAGAAAACAAAGGAGAATATTTTATTGCTAAATATAATATTTCACCTGAAAAATTAACAATATATGGTCCTGAAAAAGTAATACAAACAATTAATACAATTAAAACTGAAATAAAAGAATTTGACACAAGAACAATATTTATATCAGAATATCTTGAAGTAGTATCTCCAGATCCACTTATAACACTTGATAAAAGTCATGTAATAGTAACTATTACATTAAGCAAAAAATATACACACACAACAATAAAAAATCCCAATTTGATTTTCAATAATCTTAAAAATGGATTAGAAATAAAAAATAAAGACAAAATTTTAAATCCAGAAAACGAAATGTTTATTAAAATAAGAAGCAGACTATCAGAGAAAATAATTAAAATGCATATAGATAACAAAAATATCAATTTTAATCTAGATTTAAGTCATATCGAAATCCCTGGCATTTACAATGTTAATGCAGATATAATTTTTAAAAACAATACTCACGGTATAGAGGTTTATGAACAAGAACCCAAAACAATAAGACTAGAGGTAATTCAAAGTGAACAATAA